One Aegilops tauschii subsp. strangulata cultivar AL8/78 chromosome 7, Aet v6.0, whole genome shotgun sequence genomic window carries:
- the LOC109765120 gene encoding SKP1-like protein 1, with product MAAAGDAGEKKMVTLKSSDGEEFEVEEAVAMESQTIRHMIEDDCADNGIPLPNVTSKILSKVIEYCNKHVQAKPADAAAAAPDAAAPPAEDLKNWDAEFVKVDQATLFDLILAANFLNIKGLLDLTCQTVADMIKGKTPEEIRKTFNIKNDFTPEEEEEIRRENQWAFE from the exons ATGGCGGCCGCGGGAGACGCCGGCGAGAAGAAGATGGTGACGCTCAAGAGCTCGGACGGGGAGGAGTTCGAGGTGGAGGAGGCGGTCGCCATGGAGTCGCAGACCATCCGGCACATGATCGAGGACGACTGCGCCGACAATGGCATCCCGCTCCCCAACGTCACCTCCAAGATCCTCTCCAAGGTCATCGAGTACTGCAACAAGCACGTCCAGGCCAAgcccgccgacgccgccgccgccgcgcccgacgcGGCGGCGCCCCCCGCCGAGGACCTCAAGAACTGGGACGCCGAGTTCGTCAAGGTCGACCAGGCCACCCTCTTCGACCTCATCCTG GCCGCAAACTTCCTCAACATCAAGGGGCTGCTGGACCTGACCTGCCAGACTGTTGCGGACATGATCAAGGGCAAGACCCCGGAGGAGATCCgcaagaccttcaacatcaagaACGACTTCACgcccgaggaggaggaggagatccgCAGGGAGAACCAGTGGGCCTTTGAGTAG
- the LOC109765138 gene encoding B3 domain-containing protein Os06g0107800-like — MALTAAWESRGAEQEGGGGGVEPSRSGKGGNGEERIKREHMFDKVVTPSDVGKLNRLVVPKQFAERHILPRLLGGAARAACPGAVLRFEDGRGGGRAWAFRFSYWGSSQSYVMTKGWSAFVRDRHLAAGDTVSFCRAGARLFIDCRRRGAGIVASAPPTHLLVPAVVPQVVTLMPQRSTSSDERAPRGRCVRLFGVDLELAGAETLPLDLQLALMRR, encoded by the coding sequence ATGGCGTTGACGGCCGCATGGGAGAGCAGAGGGGCAGAGcaagaggggggaggaggaggagtcgaGCCGTCGCGCAGCGGCAAGGGTGGCAATGGCGAAGAGAGGATCAAGCGGGAGCACATGTTCGACAAGGTGGTCACGCCGAGCGACGTGGGCAAGCTGAACCGGCTGGTGGTGCCGAAGCAGTTCGCGGAGCGGCACATCCTGCCGCGGCTGctcggcggcgcggcgagggcggcctGCCCCGGCGCCGTGCTGCGGTTCGAggacggccgcggcggcgggaggGCGTGGGCGTTCCGCTTCTCCTACTGGGGCAGCAGCCAGAGCTACGTCATGACCAAAGGGTGGAGCGCCTTCGTCCGCGACcgccacctcgccgccggcgacacCGTCTCCTTCTGCCGCGCCGGCGCACGCCTCTTCATCGACTGCCGGCGGCGTGGCGCCGGAATAGTAGCCTCGGCCCCGCCGACACACCTCCTCGTGCCAGCGGTGGTGCCGCAAGTCGTCACGCTCATGCCGCAGCGGTCGACGTCCTCAGACGAGAGGGCGCCGCGCGGCCGGTGCGTCCGGCTGTTCGGCGTGgacctcgagctcgccggcgccgagaCGCTGCCTCTGGATTTGCAGCTAGCTTTGATGAGAAGATGA